From the genome of Bubalus bubalis isolate 160015118507 breed Murrah chromosome 2, NDDB_SH_1, whole genome shotgun sequence, one region includes:
- the GMNN gene encoding geminin isoform X1 codes for MSHSMKQKQEGLQENVKSSPVPRRTLKMIQPSTAGSLVGRENELVKGLSKQKHWNDQLISKTSSSGVVTDQECSRSKTLGGVSQEAFDLMITENPSPQYWKEVAEKRRKALYEALKENEKLHKEIEQKDSEIARLKEENKELAEVAEHVQYMAEMIQRLSHEPLDNLESPYSQEFDPEQATAEDSE; via the exons ATGAGTCACAGCATGAAGCAGAAACAAGAAGGACTCCAAGAGAATGTAAAG AGTAGTCCTGTTCCAAGAAGAACTCTGAAGATGATTCAGCCTTCTACGGCTGGATCTCTAGTTGGAAGAGAAAATGAG TTGGTTAAAGGCTTGTCCAAACAGAAACATTGGAATGACCAGTTAATATCTAAGACTTCCAGCTCTGGAGTTGTTACTGACCAAGAATGTAGTAGAAGTAAAACTCTTGGAGGAGTCAGCCAAGAAGCATTTGATCTTATGATTACAG aaaatccaTCCCCTCAATATTGGAAAGAAGTGGCGGAAAAACGGAGGAAGGCTCTCTATGAGGCActtaaggaaaatgagaaa CTTCATAAAGAGATTGAACAAAAGGACAGTGAAATTGCCCGCCTGAAGGAGGAGAATAAGGAACTGGCAGAAGTAGCAGAACATGTTCAGTATATGGCAGAGATGATACAG AGGCTGAGTCATGAACCTCTGGACAACCTTGAATCACCGTATAGTCAGGAATTTGATCCTGAACAGGCAACTGCTGAGGATTCTGAGTGA
- the GMNN gene encoding geminin isoform X2, producing MSHSMKQKQEGLQENVKSSPVPRRTLKMIQPSTAGSLVGRENELVKGLSKQKHWNDQLISKTSSSGVVTDQECSRSKTLGGVSQEAFDLMITESTSASERAQKQWHLNNKKHNHTQFLKIHPLNIGKKWRKNGGRLSMRHLRKMRNFIKRLNKRTVKLPA from the exons ATGAGTCACAGCATGAAGCAGAAACAAGAAGGACTCCAAGAGAATGTAAAG AGTAGTCCTGTTCCAAGAAGAACTCTGAAGATGATTCAGCCTTCTACGGCTGGATCTCTAGTTGGAAGAGAAAATGAG TTGGTTAAAGGCTTGTCCAAACAGAAACATTGGAATGACCAGTTAATATCTAAGACTTCCAGCTCTGGAGTTGTTACTGACCAAGAATGTAGTAGAAGTAAAACTCTTGGAGGAGTCAGCCAAGAAGCATTTGATCTTATGATTACAG aatctacctcTGCAAGTGAAAGAGCCCAGAAACAATGGCACCTAAATAACAAGAAGCACAATCACACCCAGTTCTTG aaaatccaTCCCCTCAATATTGGAAAGAAGTGGCGGAAAAACGGAGGAAGGCTCTCTATGAGGCActtaaggaaaatgagaaa CTTCATAAAGAGATTGAACAAAAGGACAGTGAAATTGCCCGCCTGA